Genomic window (Helianthus annuus cultivar XRQ/B chromosome 3, HanXRQr2.0-SUNRISE, whole genome shotgun sequence):
ATGACGAGGTCTCATAGGAGGAGGTTGCATGAAAGCTGGTGAGTTTCTACTCATGGCTGCACCTTGATATCCATGAAGAGCCATATCTGTAAAAAATGGTACGCTTATGATATTctctcaacacatcttttcacTTAAGAAGAATCCTTACATCCTAAAACACGCCATTTATGATTTAGCGCACAGTTTTTgaaaagagtaaactgtcattttcgtccatgaggtttggccagttttgcgacttccgtcaaaggtttgtttttccgcatctagatccaaaaggtttgaaatcttgtcattttcatccggctcgttaactccatccatttttctccgttatgTCAGAGGTATTcccgtcttttttgctaacttaaagggcaattcggtccttTTCACTTtttgtaaaaagaccgaatacccctgaaaaagaccgaatttccctttaagttagcaaaaaagacagaaatagccctgacttaatggagaaaaatggaaggagttaacgagccggatgaaaatggcaagattttaaaccttttagatccagatgtggaaaaacaaacctttggacgaaagtcgcaaaactagcaaacctcagggacgaaaatggcattttgcTCTTTTGAAAACTAAACAAATATAAACATATGTTTCAATTGCCGCATTGCACATTGTGCCCTATCATTGATATTATTACATTATTCATGTAATCAGTAATCACCATAACACATAATTTGAACTTGTAACCGATAGATACAAATATAGTAACAAAACCAACACGTGGAATAATCAATTCAAGAAATATTAACCCGAAGAAAATAGAATTAGCAGATACCTTGCAAATAGGGCCCACCATGAGCGCGATTCCACGAAAAAACGCCAGTAGCACTATGAGGGTCCAACCAAGGAGTAGGTACCGCATGTACTAGTTGACCACCATGAACCACATGGCTACTGTTATGAGCCACCATCGGGTCAAAGTCAAACCCCATAACATCAGTGGGAACCGAAGAACCAGATCTTTTAAACACACAATTAGGTCCATCCATATAAAGACTTCTGGCCCTTTCATATATTTGATGATTGTTTGGAAAAGGTAAATGATCATGATTCATTGGAACTGAAAAAACACCGGCACTAGGCGAGGGCATCATGATGTAGGGAAGCTGCCCGTGATTTTCAGGTAGGTAAGGTGGGTCAAAAGTAGTTCTTCGTCCAGGAGGTGGTAAGATTGTGTGACTATTATATGGCTGCGGAAAACATGTGACCCCACCATAAGATACCAAACAAGGTTCGGGATGACGTTGTGGTCCCACATCAAGCATTGGACAAGTGTACAATACATTTTGTTGCCCCATGATGTTTAACGGTCGGCGGCAAATAAATCCTGAAGACAGGAAAAGGGAAGTTATATTACGTGTATAATTTCATTTATGATCGTCGTGAAAGAAATTTAAGCACGTGATTTTAAGTTGCCGAAATTAAAACGAAGACCGCGAATTACTATTTTCACACGCATCAAATACCATACATAAATCAAAACATACGTAACCGAATGAATAACACAATTACATTTATCGAAGGTACACTTCGCAGATTTAGCTTCTTTCGATTTCTTACCTCGATTAATAAATCTCCTAGCTCAAAGTTCCCAATCAACAATCCCATCCAAACAAGCAAAATTGACCTAAATATCCTTACAAAAACTAAACTACTCTTCACCAAACAGTCAACAAACATCATGTTCACAACAATAGCAACTTCACAAGTCAAAAACTAACCTAAAATTTCAACCATACCTTCTAACATCAAAAGCTTCAGAGCTTAATCAAGCCACATATTCGATTCCTCCAACCGGAAAAGCCATAAATTAAACCGCCTGATAAACTGACAAAGAATAATTCTGAAAATGCAACTAGGATCTAACTCATAAGTTTAACTAAACTATCACAGGCTTGTATGCCTTGTGTTCCAAGTCAAGAGTTCCTTTCCTTCTTTCAAAAGACACAAAACGCTTTTTTTTTCATTCCCTACACACTTGAATATACGGTATAACGTTACAAACTTCTAAAGTGAAAACAAACATTGCCCTAATTTTCACACATCAAACACCATAAACAAATTCAAAACACACCGAACCAATTAAACAACCCAATCAACACTTATCGAAGGTACATTTCGCAGATTTCGCTTCATCATTTCATTTTCAAATCTCACCTCAATTAATAAATCTCCTACATCCAAACTTCCAAACAAGCAAAATTAACCTAAATAAGTAAATATCCTTACAAAACCTAACCTACTCTTCACCAAACAGTCAACAACAATCATGTTCACAACAACATCAACTTCACAACTCAAAAAATCAacctaaaaaacaaaaaaaatcaaccATACCTTTTCAAATTTGATCATCAACAACCTTCAGAGCTCAATCAAGCCACAAATTCGAATCGTCGAAACGCAAAATCCCTAAATTAAGTATTAAACCGCCTGATAAATAAAACAAGCGTCAGCACACAGTAATCCGATGAAAAACCCTAATTCCTCAACCAAATGACGATCAGACGATGAAATACAGattaaattattattaaattaaggTTGTGTTTAGAAATTGAAAGATTTAATATGAAATTGAAGGTGAAAATTGATAGAAGTTGATGAAATGCGTACCCTAAAGGGTTGATCGGAGGTTTGAGGAGAGCATATTCGAAGGGATTTTAGAGagaaataatattaatattaatattattgttattaccTGTAATTGTTGGGTTGAAGATCAACTTTTATTTGCGCTCATTCTATGTCACCGTCAGACAGAGAAGGTATAGCCATTGTTTTGTAAGTTTATTACATGAGGGTgccattgtaaataaataaacacaTGCTTTAAATTGTATTGTAAGAATATGCTTGAAATAAAAATCTAGTAatatttattaaacattaaatacaAATGGTTCTTTAACATACATAATGGCTTTTTCTTGAACGGTCAACAGAATCAATTCTGAGCACTtttggggcacccactggacaaacggagtactccaagagtaacccgagtccaccaccaatttcgaggaaaacccgataacccacccgcctgtaggcacgacggtgaaattaccggtaaaacccgtttggctcaaggatccaacccaggtttccctggatctcctatcattgtccaccagtgcctcactctgcaccaagtgggagtcaaacctgcatctctcaagagaaatgcaagtctTCCGTCACTTGATCTTGAGATCATTGGCTACATACACAATGGCTTTAATATGAGAAGCGATTGAAGTTTTTTTTTCATCTACTTAAGAATGATGTTTAATtgcaaattgtaaaaaaaaaaattaaaatttgattttacACTAGTAGCATAATTATGTAGAGAAAATATAATGTACTTCAcgccttaacgtacattaacgtacttcacgaaatatataacatgcgtaattatttttttgaccaaaataacgtgcgtgattttggatcccatgcgtgattatgtggtcccatgcgtgattatatattccatgcgtgattatacccctgatccaacggttac
Coding sequences:
- the LOC110929284 gene encoding uncharacterized protein LOC110929284, which encodes MGQQNVLYTCPMLDVGPQRHPEPCLVSYGGVTCFPQPYNSHTILPPPGRRTTFDPPYLPENHGQLPYIMMPSPSAGVFSVPMNHDHLPFPNNHQIYERARSLYMDGPNCVFKRSGSSVPTDVMGFDFDPMVAHNSSHVVHGGQLVHAVPTPWLDPHSATGVFSWNRAHGGPYLQDMALHGYQGAAMSRNSPAFMQPPPMRPRHGPHNVYHPPPLPPMAALQPQNMDSQLQLPSTSHRHMTSTSSTYPFQNDADPGPRFVSPTMPHGVMVYEARRQPLMIDSISAHYFPHLRFLPVDEQGGQFGNKDLGLSDDFISDHGKVRIFTSSKSSPADEEANFCVICQMDFEDQERIRVLDCRHEYHVECISKWFNVKRNCPICKSIALY